From Kribbella amoyensis:
CTCGACCGGAGCCAGCCGGAACTCCATCGCGGTGACCACGCCGAAGTTGCCGCCACCACCGCGGATCGCCCAGAACAGGTCCTCGTTGTCCTTCTCGCTCGCGATCAGGAACCGGCCGTCCGCGGTCACCACGTCGGCCGAGACCAGGTTGTCGCAGGACAGCCCGAGGCCGCGGTCGAGGTACCCGATCCCGCCGCCGAGGGTGAGCCCACCGACGCCGGTGGTCGAGATGATGCCGCCGGTCGTGGCCAGCCCGAACGCGTGCGTCGCGGCGTTGAAGTCGCCCCAGGTCGCCCCGCCGCCGGCCCGCGCCGTCCGGTTCACCGGGTCCACGCGGACGTTGCGCATCCCACTCAGATCGGCGACCACGCCGCCGTCCACGGTGCCGAACCCGGGCACACTGTGCGATCCGCCCCGGACCGCGAGCTCGAGACCGTTCTCGGCCGCGTACCCCACGGTGGCCATCACGTCGCCGGCGTTCTCACACCGCACGACGACCCGTGGCCTCCTGTCGATCATCGCGTTGTAGACCTTGCGCGCCTGGTCGTACCCGTCGTCGCTCTCGGTGTACACCGCGCCACGGACCCGCTCCCTCAGGTCCTCGATCGTGTAGTCCCCCATCACGTACTCCTCCACAGCCCCGCTGGCAGCCAAGATGCCGTCGGCACGTGCCCGTGGCCGCACCGATCAGACCGGCCGGCCGCCGACCCGGCGCGAGAAGTCCCCCAGCGAATCCAGCCCACCGCCCCCGACGACCACCGGACCTCCCCCAGGCCCGTCTCAGCGAGACTCCCGCTGCCCACGCCAATAGTCAATGGGGGCCGATGTCAAAGCCGCCCGACCGGCTCCGACCGATCACCGACAGCAGGACGGCAGACGCCAACCCCAGGAGCGGATCATGCGCAAGATCATGTACTACGTCCACCAGTCCCTCGACGGCTTCATCGAGGGACCGAACGGCGAGTTCGACTGGGCCCAGCTCGGCCCGGAGCTCGCGGCCTACTCGATGGGCCTGACCGAGCGGTCCGGGATCTTCCTCTACGGCCGTACGGTGTGGGAGATGATGTCGTCGTACTGGCCGCGGGCGGACGCGACGGACGCCGACCAGCACGCCATGGAGTTCGCGCCGGTGTGGCGGGAGATGCCGAAGCTGGTGCTAGTCGCGCAGCTTCGACGACCGGACGGTCCTGCTCCGGCACGACCGGGTGTGAGGCGGGTCAGTCCTTGTGCAGTGAGCTGAGCAGGCGGCCCTGGGCCTGCTCGAGGTGGTAGGCGAGATGCTCGCCGGCCGCGACCGGGTCGCCGTCCTCGATGGCCTTCAGGACGGCGGCGTGCTCCTCGGCGACGTTGGTCGGGTTCGCGGTCCGATGCGCCTGGTACTGGCCCATCGTGAGGTGCACCTCGCCGATGATCAGCTCGTGCATCCGGGACAGCCGCAGACTGCCGACCCCGGCCACGAGCGCCGAATGGAAGGCGATGTCGGCCTCCACCTGGTTCTCGAACAGCCGGTCGCGCGCGGCGTACTCGATCGCCACCTGCGCCTTCGCGGCGGCCGGCGGGACCTCCCCGGTGGCGGCCAGCGACGCTACCGCGGCCCGCTCGATCGTCACCCGGCTGAAGAACAGGTCGCGGATCTCGTCCTCGTCGAGCACCGGGACGACCGCCGTCTTGTGCGCGGTCCGGCGGAGCAGGCCGAGCGCGGTGAGCCGCTCCAGCACCGCCTTCGCGGTCGGCCGGGCCACGTTGTACTCCGTCGCCAGCCGGACCTCGGTGAGCTTCTCCCCCTGCGGGATGTCCCCGTTGACGATGCGCTTGCGCACCGACTCGTAGAGCGCCTCGGTCAGCGAGGACGGCCCGAGTTGCAGGCTCGCATCGGTGGCCACCCGGCACCCCCTTTCCATCGAATGGTCAGGCAAGTGTACTCGTCAACCAGTCTGCGACCGTTGGATCAGTACCCGGCCGCCTTGTCGACCACGTTGAGCAGGTCCTCCCCTGCCAGGAAGCGTCGCAGGTTCTCCAGCACGATCTGCTCGCCACGCCGTACGGTGCCCTCGCTGGTCGCGCCGTTGTGTGGTGTCACGATCACGTTCGGCAGCTCCCAGAACGGGCTCTCCGGCGGCAACGGCTCGACCCCGTGCGCGTCCAGTCCGGCTCCCGCGATCTGCCCGGACCGCAGGGCCTCGAGCAGCGCGTCGTCGTCCGCGATACCACCGCGCGAGATGCAGACGAAGTACGCCGTGTCCTTCATCCGGGCGAACGCGTCGGCACCGAACCGGCCCGCCGTCGCCGGGGTGTTCGGCGCGGTGACCACGACGAAGTCGGACTCGGCCAGCATCGCGTCCAGCCCGTCCTCGCCGTACACCTGGTCGACGTACGGCGAGGGCTCGTCGGGTCGCCGACGTACGCCGACCACGCGCAGGTGGAACGCCTTCGCCTTGCGGGCCAGGTCGATCCCGGAGTTGCCGAGCCCGTAGATCCCGAGGGTGAGGCCGGCGAGTTCCCCGTGGGTGAACCGTTCCCACCGGCGATCGGCCTGGGCCCGCATCCACCTCGGCACGTCCCGGTTCAGCATGAGCATCAGCAGCATCGCGTGCTCGGCCAACGGGATCGCGCCGTTGCCCGCCGACGAGGTGAGGACCACGTCGGAGCCGAGCATCTGCGGGGTGAGATCCGCGTCCACCCCGGCGGCCGGGCTGTGGACCCAGCGCAGCTTCGGCGCCCGCGCGAGCACCTCGCCCGGGACCCGGCCGATCACGGCCGCCATCGACTCGACCAGGTCGGCCGGTACGTCCGTCCAGTCCTCGACGTACCGCAGGTCCACGGCGGCCGCGGCCGCCGTCAACGCCGGCTTCTCCTTGCCAACAGCAACAATGATCATTTCAGTCCCGTCGTCGCGATCCCCCGGATCAGGTACTTCTGCGCGAACGCGAAGAACACCAGGATCGGCAGCAGGGACAGCAGCGACATCGCGAACAGCATGCCCACCCCGCTCTGCGTCTCCGAGTCCACCATCGAGTTCAACGCGACCGGGACCGTGAACGCCTGGGTCCTGGTCAGGTAGATCAGCGGCACGAAGAAGTCGTTCCAGGTCCAGATGAAGGTGAAGATCGTCGTCGTCACCAGGGCCGGTCGCATCAACGGCAGGATGACGTACCAGAAGGTCAGGAACGGCCCGGCGCCGTCGATCCACGCGGCCCGGTCGAGCTCCCGCGGCAGGGTCCGGATGAACTGCACCATCAGGAACACGAAGAACGCGTCGGTGGCCAGGAACTTCGGGATCAGCAGCGGCCAGTACGTGTTCACCAGGCCGAACTGGGAGAAGAAGATGTACTGCGGGATCACCAGCACGTGGAACGGCAGCATCACCGAGGCGAGCGTGATCGCGAAGTACACCTTGCGCATCCGGAACTGCAGCCGGGCCAGCGCGTACGCGGTCAGCGAGCAACTGAACAGGTTGCCCACGATCGAGCCGAGCGTGACCAGCAGCGAGTTCGCGAAGAACACCGAGAACGGCCGGTTCAGCGCGTGCCAGCCGTCCTTGAAGTTGTCCAGCGTCAGCTCGGTCGGGACGATGCCCGGCTCGGTGAGGATCTGGTCGGCCGGTTTGAACGCGCTCACCACCATCCAGACCAGCGGATAGACCATGAACGCGACGAACACGAGCAGCCCGGTGTGCTTGAGCGCGGCCTTGATCCGGCGTTCGCGGGTCGGCGGCGGACTGGAGACCGCTGCGGCGGCGGTCGTGGGGTGGTCCGTGGTGGTGGTCATCAGTTGTCTCCGTAGAAGACCCAGTACTTCGAGACCAGGAAGTGCAGCGCGGTGATCGCGGCGATCGCGACCATCAGTACCCAGGCCAGCGCGGACGCGTAGCCCATGTCGAACGCGACGAACCCCTGCTGGTAGACGTACAGGGTGTAGAACAACGTCGAGTTCGCCGGGCCGCCGGTCCCGCCGCTGACGATGTGCGCCTGGGTGAAGGTCTGGAACGCGCCGATCGTCTGCAGGATCAGGTTGAAGAAGATGATCGGCGTCAGCAGCGGAATCGTGACGTGGGTGAACTGCCGCCACACGCCGGCGCCGTCCACCTTGGCCGCCTCGTACAGCTCGTCCGGGATCTGCCGCAGGCCGGCCAGGAAGATCACCATCGGCGACCCGAACGTCCACACGTTCAGCACGATCAGCGTGGCCAGCGCGGTGTTCGGGTT
This genomic window contains:
- a CDS encoding dihydrofolate reductase family protein, whose product is MRKIMYYVHQSLDGFIEGPNGEFDWAQLGPELAAYSMGLTERSGIFLYGRTVWEMMSSYWPRADATDADQHAMEFAPVWREMPKLVLVAQLRRPDGPAPARPGVRRVSPCAVS
- a CDS encoding GntR family transcriptional regulator, with product MATDASLQLGPSSLTEALYESVRKRIVNGDIPQGEKLTEVRLATEYNVARPTAKAVLERLTALGLLRRTAHKTAVVPVLDEDEIRDLFFSRVTIERAAVASLAATGEVPPAAAKAQVAIEYAARDRLFENQVEADIAFHSALVAGVGSLRLSRMHELIIGEVHLTMGQYQAHRTANPTNVAEEHAAVLKAIEDGDPVAAGEHLAYHLEQAQGRLLSSLHKD
- a CDS encoding D-2-hydroxyacid dehydrogenase, which translates into the protein MIIVAVGKEKPALTAAAAAVDLRYVEDWTDVPADLVESMAAVIGRVPGEVLARAPKLRWVHSPAAGVDADLTPQMLGSDVVLTSSAGNGAIPLAEHAMLLMLMLNRDVPRWMRAQADRRWERFTHGELAGLTLGIYGLGNSGIDLARKAKAFHLRVVGVRRRPDEPSPYVDQVYGEDGLDAMLAESDFVVVTAPNTPATAGRFGADAFARMKDTAYFVCISRGGIADDDALLEALRSGQIAGAGLDAHGVEPLPPESPFWELPNVIVTPHNGATSEGTVRRGEQIVLENLRRFLAGEDLLNVVDKAAGY
- a CDS encoding carbohydrate ABC transporter permease, with product MTTTTDHPTTAAAAVSSPPPTRERRIKAALKHTGLLVFVAFMVYPLVWMVVSAFKPADQILTEPGIVPTELTLDNFKDGWHALNRPFSVFFANSLLVTLGSIVGNLFSCSLTAYALARLQFRMRKVYFAITLASVMLPFHVLVIPQYIFFSQFGLVNTYWPLLIPKFLATDAFFVFLMVQFIRTLPRELDRAAWIDGAGPFLTFWYVILPLMRPALVTTTIFTFIWTWNDFFVPLIYLTRTQAFTVPVALNSMVDSETQSGVGMLFAMSLLSLLPILVFFAFAQKYLIRGIATTGLK